From Panicum hallii strain FIL2 chromosome 2, PHallii_v3.1, whole genome shotgun sequence, a single genomic window includes:
- the LOC112879748 gene encoding phytosulfokine receptor 2, whose product MPRLRARPKSMAAKCALLLPLLLLARAAAASGPPCHPDDLRVLRAFAGNLTGAGAAALRAAWSSSSSTAAAACCAWDGVACEAAGRVASLRLPARGLAGPLPALALALAGLARLRDLDLSRNALVGPLSALLAAAPPGLRDANLSSNLLDGALPDLAALPALQALDASNNSLSGALAPDLCAGAPALRLLDLSANRLAGALPSSSANATTPLCAATLRDLSLASNAFTGALPAALFDLVGLRSLSLASNGLTGQVTSRLADLKNLTFLDLSGNRFSGHLPDVFGDVPSLENLAAHSNGFSGPLPPSLSQLSSLRVLDLRNNSLSGPIARVNFSGMPFLASVDLATNNLNGTLPVSLAGCQELKSLSLAKNRLTGQLPQDYSRLTSLSMLSLSNNSLHNISGALAVLGACKNLTTLILTKNFIGEELPGHGIGGFGSMEVLALGDCALRGRVPEWLTQCKKLEVLDLSWNQLVGTIPSWIGDFEYLSYLDLSNNTLAGEIPKSLTQLKSLVASRPSPGMAFTSMPLYVKHNRSTSGRQYNQLSNFPPSLFLNDNGLNGTIWPEFGNLRELHVLDLSNNFISGSIPDALSRMENLEVLDLSSNNLSGSIPSSLTELTFLSKFSVAHNHLVGQIPNGGQFFTFSNSSFEGNPGLCRSGSCNLNLSVETPHDKEIQPASSTRNKKNKILGVAICIGLALAVFLAVILVNMSKREVSTIDYEDTEGSCHELYDSYSKPVLFFQNSAVKELTVSDLVRSTNNFDQANIIGCGGFGLVYKAYLPDGTKAAVKRLSGDCGQMEREFRAEVEALSQAQHKSLVTLRGYCRYGNDRLLIYSYMENGSLDYWLHERSDGGYMLKWESRLRIAQGSARGLAYLHKVCEPNIIHRDVKSSNILLNENFEACLADFGLARLIQPYDTHVTTDLVGTLGYIPPEYSQSVIATPKGDVFSFGVVLLELLTGKRPVDVSKSKGSRDLISWVLQMKSEKKEEQIFDRLIWSKAHEKQLLSVLEIACKCTSADPRQRSSIEEVVSCLDNV is encoded by the coding sequence ATGCCGCGCCTCCGTGCCAGACCCAAATCCATGGCCGCCAAATGCGCGCTCCTGctcccactcctcctcctcgcgcgcgccgccgcagcctcggGGCCCCCCTGCCACCCGGACGACCTCCGCGTGCTGCGGGCATTCGCCGGGAACCTcacgggcgccggcgccgccgccctccgcgccgcgtggtcctcttcctcctccactgccgccgccgcgtgcTGCGCCTGGGACGGCGTGGCCTGCGAAGCCGCCGGCCGCGTCGCGTCCCTGCGCCTCCCCGCCCGCGGCCTCGCGGGGCCCCTCCCGGCGCTGGCGCTGGCGCTCGCGGGCCTCGCGCGCCTGCGGGACCTCGACCTCAGCCGCAACGCACTCGTGGGGCCCCTCTccgcgctcctcgccgccgcgccccccggcCTCCGCGACGCCAACCTCTCCTCCAACCTGCTCGACGGCGCGCTGCCCGACCTCGCCGCGCTCCCGGCGCTCCAAGCACTCGACGCCAGCAACAACTCGCTCTCCGGCGCGCTCGCGCCCGACCTCTGCGCCGGCGCGCCGGCGCTGCGCCTGCTCGACCTCTCCGCCaaccgcctcgccggcgcgctcCCGTCCTCCTCCGCCAACGCCACAACGCCACTCTGCGCCGCCACGCTCCGGGATCTCTCACTGGCCTCCAACGCCTTCACGGGCGCGCTCCCCGCCGCGCTCTTCGACCTCGTAGGACTGCGCAGCCTCTCGCTCGCGTCCAATGGGCTCACCGGACAGGTCACCTCTCGCCTCGCCGACCTCAAAAACCTCACCTTTCTTGATTTGTCTGGCAACCGCTTCTCCGGCCACCTCCCGGACGTGTTCGGCGACGTCCCGTCGCTGGAGAATTTGGCCGCGCACTCCAACGGCTTCTCCGGACCGCTGCCGCCGTCGCTGTCGCAGCTGTCGTCTCTCCGTGTGCTCGATCTCCGGAACAATTCCCTGTCTGGTCCAATTGCTCGCGTCAACTTCTCCGGAATGCCGTTCCTTGCTTCCGTTGACCTTGCTACAAACAATCTAAACGGCACACTCCCTGTAAGCCTCGCCGGCTGCCAGGAGCTCAAGTCGCTCAGCCTTGCCAAGAACAGGCTGACCGGCCAATTGCCCCAGGATTACAGCCGCCTCACCTCACTGTCCATGCTCTCGCTCTCCAACAACAGCCTGCACAACATATCAGGGGCACTCGCCGTGCTCGGTGCCTGCAAGAACCTCACCACACTGATTCTTACCAAGAATTTCATTGGTGAGGAGCTACCAGGTCATGGCATTGGTGGTTTTGGCAGCATGGAGGTGCTGGCCCTTGGTGATTGTGCTCTCAGGGGAAGGGTTCCGGAATGGCTGACTCAGTGCAAGAAACTGGAGGTGCTTGATCTGTCCTGGAACCAATTGGTTGGCACCATCCCGTCATGGATTGGCGACTTTGAGTACTTGAGTTACTTGGATCTCTCGAACAATACCTTGGCTGGTGAGATACCCAAGAGCTTGACGCAGCTGAAGAGCCTTGTCGCTTCCAGGCCGTCACCGGGTATGGCGTTTACTAGCATGCCATTGTATGTGAAGCACAACAGGAGCACAAGTGGCCGGCAATACAACCAGCTCTCCAACTTCCCGCCGTCATTGTTTCTAAACGACAACGGCCTGAACGGGACTATCTGGCCCGAGTTTGGAAATTTGAGGGAGCTACATGTGCTGGATTTGAGCAACAATTTCATATCTGGGAGCATTCCTGATGCATTGTCCAGGATGGAGAATCTGGAGGTTCTTGACCTTTCATCCAATAATCTCAGTGGATCAATTCCATCATCCCTGACAGAGCTCACCTTCTTGTCAAAGTTCAGTGTGGCTCACAATCACTTGGTGGGGCAGATCCCAAATGGAGGGCAGTTCTTCACCTTCTCCAACTCAAGTTTTGAGGGTAACCCTGGTTTGTGCAGGTCGGGTTCTTGCAACCTAAATCTGTCTGTGGAAACTCCTCATGATAAGGAGATACAGCCTGCATCAAgtaccaggaacaagaaaaaCAAAATACTCGGGGTCGCAATCTGCATCGGACTGGCCCTTGCAGTATTTTTAGCTGTTATTTTGGTGAACATGTCAAAGAGGGAGGTCAGCACTATTGATTATGAAGATACGGAGGGCTCCTGTCACGAATTGTATGATTCTTACTCGAAACCGGTGCTATTCTTTCAGAACTCTGCAGTGAAGGAGCTAACTGTCAGTGACCTCGTCAGATCAACGAACAACTTTGATCAAGCCAACATAATAGGATGTGGTGGGTTTGGTCTGGTGTACAAGGCCTATCTCCCTGATGGAACAAAGGCAGCAGTGAAGAGGCTCTCTGGTGACTGCGGGCAGATGGAGAGGGAGTTCCGTGCTGAGGTGGAAGCACTGTCACAAGCTCAGCACAAAAGTCTTGTAACTCTCAGGGGGTACTGCCGCTATGGAAATGATAGGCTGCTGATCTACTCTTACATGGAGAATGGTAGCCTGGACTACTGGCTGCATGAGAGGTCAGATGGTGGTTACATGCTGAAATGGGAGTCGAGGCTCCGAATTGCTCAAGGTTCAGCCAGAGGGCTGGCTTACTTGCACAAGGTTTGTGAGCCCAACATCATCCACCGAGATGTGAAGTCCAGCAACATTCTTCTGAATGAAAATTTCGAAGCATGCCTGGCTGATTTCGGGCTTGCAAGGTTAATACAACCCTATGACACTCATGTGACTACCGATCTAGTAGGTACCTTGGGGTACATACCACCAGAGTACAGTCAATCCGTGATTGCCACTCCGAAAGGAGATGTCTTCAGCTTTGGTGTAGTCTTGCTTGAACTGCTTACTGGCAAACGCCCTGTGGATGTGTCCAAGTCCAAGGGATCCAGGGACTTGATCTCCTGGGTTCTTCAGATGAAGTCTGAAAAGAAGGAAGAACAGATTTTTGACAGACTGATTTGGAGCAAAGCGCATGAGAAGCAACTTCTGTCGGTCCTTGAGATTGCGTGCAAGTGCACTAGTGCAGATCCTCGGCAGCGGTCGTCAATTGAAGAAGTCGTCAGCTGTCTTGACAATGTGTGA
- the LOC112881740 gene encoding NKAP family protein CG6066 isoform X2: MKTKASASKNAAEEDEVEPKKIRSSRSNRRQGHCNRSSFDSESPPHKRSKKHSKRITNKKSKRSKISSSSSRRHRRSHSPSRSLSSSSSPSSITRHSYSTCSSSASERSVSPPPRSRSRDARKKKGRGRDRERDCKRRKARRSASSSSISASSGSSRSRSRSKSKHRKRKTVAGTTRDKIEIDYNNRHDSQSEKHMAEDDDTDENKLSIAKKREHDIDSYKKNLESGSPPPKNANETQEMAPAGGGNSDAEDLELILRQKALENFRKFRAAAVVAGKTGTNGATGKEALIEDPQSAGTEIAGARSSAVTHFQKQGSSLVMKNPARSPRSKDFGNGTSHSWKQEGSAGMSSGAASPGILEDGDTGGATQQKGRTEEATRSNCQFRSPQDGRNSHSVMQRLGSTPGSCDSVNQRLGSSAGVSHVNGAPRVRSVVSIPAREGLDGNTYTTPPRPSENSAPVESTSDVGRPLTDINKAERANGDDRKTSEASASNGSILPPAEGKSQARTEDKDGAQFQKKTFSRMHDGETVEVSYKVYIPKKAPALARRKLQR; encoded by the exons ATGAAGACCAAGGCCTCCGCCAGCAAGAACGCCGCCGAGGAG GATGAGGTAGAGCCCAAGAAGATTAGGTCCTCACGCAGTAACCGCCGCCAAGGCCACTGCAACCGCTCCTCCTTCGATTCTGAATCCCCGCCGCACAAGCGCTCCAAGAAGCATAGTAAGAGGATCACCAATAAGAAGAGCAAAAGGAGCAAgattagcagcagcagcagccgacGTCACCGCCGTAGTCATAGCCCAAGCCGTAGCCTCAGTAGCAGCAGCAGTCCTTCCTCGATAACTCGCCACAGCTATTCCACGTGCAGCAGCAGCGCCTCTGAGAGGTCAGTGAGCCCACCACCCAGGAGCCGGTCCAGAGATGCTAGGAAGAaaaaagggagggggagggacAGAGAGAGGGATTGCAAGAGAAGGAAGGCACGGAGATCGGCAAGTTCCTCGAGCATTTCAGCAAGTAGTGGCAGTAGCCGTAGCAGGAGTAGGAGCAAGAGCAAGCACAGGAAGCGAAAGACTGTTGCTGGCACCACAAGGGATAAGATTGAAATAGATTATAACAATCGCCATGACTCTCAGTCTGAGAAGCACATGGCTGAGGATGATGACACGGATGAAAACAAACTTTCTATTGCCAAGAAAAGAGAACATGATATCGACAGTTACAAGAAGAATTTGGAATCGGGTAGCCCACCTCCAAAGAATGCTAATGAAACACAAGAGATGGCACCTGCTGGTGGTGGGAATTCAGATGCTGAGGATCTAGAGCTGATTCTCAGGCAGAAAGCTCTTGAGAACTTCAGAAAGTTCAGGGCAGCAGCGGTTGTGGCAGGCAAAACAGGTACCAATGGAGCTACAGGGAAGGAAGCATTGATAGAGGACCCACAGAGTGCTGGTACAGAAATTGCTGGAGCAAGGTCTTCTGCTGTTACCCATTTCCAGAAGCAGGGAAGCAGCCTTGTAATGAAAAATCCTGCTAGGTCACCTAGATCAAAGGATTTTGGGAATGGTACAAGTCATTCTTGGAAGCAGGAAGGCAGTGCTGGGATGAGTAGTGGGGCTGCATCACCTGGAATACTTGAGGATGGTGATACCGGTGGTGCAACTCAACAGAAGGGAAGAACAGAGGAGGCAACTCGTTCGAATTGTCAGTTTAGGTCGCCACAGGATGGTAGGAACAGTCATAGTGTAATGCAAAGGTTGGGGAGCACTCCAGGGAGTTGTGATAGTGTAAATCAAAGGTTAGGAAGCAGTGCAGGGGTGAGTCATGTGAATGGAGCTCCAAGGGTTAGATCAGTTGTGAGCATACCAGCCAGGGAAGGTCTAGATGGTAATACATATACCACACCCCCTAGGCCCAGTGAGAATTCTGCTCCTGTTGAAAGCACTAGCGATGTTGGGCGCCCTCTGACTGACATTAACAAAGCCGAAAGAGCCAATGGAGATGACAGAAAGACAAGTGAAGCTTCAGCCTCTAACGGTTCTATTTTGCCACCTGCTGAGGGCAAGAGCCAGGCTAGGACCGAGGATAAAGATGGTGCTCAGTTCCAGAAGAAGACTTTCTCTAGAATGCATGATGGAGAGACGGTAGAG GTCAGCTACAAAGTGTACATACCAAAGAAAGCTCCGGCCCTTGCAAGGAGGAAACTGCAGCGCTGA
- the LOC112881740 gene encoding NKAP family protein CG6066 isoform X1 yields the protein MKTKASASKNAAEEDEVEPKKIRSSRSNRRQGHCNRSSFDSESPPHKRSKKHSKRITNKKSKRSKISSSSSRRHRRSHSPSRSLSSSSSPSSITRHSYSTCSSSASERSVSPPPRSRSRDARKKKGRGRDRERDCKRRKARRSASSSSISASSGSSRSRSRSKSKHRKRKTVAGTTRDKIEIDYNNRHDSQSEKHMAEDDDTDENKLSIAKKREHDIDSYKKNLESGSPPPKNANETQEMAPAGGGNSDAEDLELILRQKALENFRKFRAAAVVAGKTGTNGATGKEALIEDPQSAGTEIAGARSSAVTHFQKQGSSLVMKNPARSPRSKDFGNGTSHSWKQEGSAGMSSGAASPGILEDGDTGGATQQKGRTEEATRSNCQFRSPQDGRNSHSVMQRLGSTPGSCDSVNQRLGSSAGVSHVNGAPRVRSVVSIPAREGLDGNTYTTPPRPSENSAPVESTSDVGRPLTDINKAERANGDDRKTSEASASNGSILPPAEGKSQARTEDKDGAQFQKKTFSRMHDGETVEVRNRSSLLLQVSYKVYIPKKAPALARRKLQR from the exons ATGAAGACCAAGGCCTCCGCCAGCAAGAACGCCGCCGAGGAG GATGAGGTAGAGCCCAAGAAGATTAGGTCCTCACGCAGTAACCGCCGCCAAGGCCACTGCAACCGCTCCTCCTTCGATTCTGAATCCCCGCCGCACAAGCGCTCCAAGAAGCATAGTAAGAGGATCACCAATAAGAAGAGCAAAAGGAGCAAgattagcagcagcagcagccgacGTCACCGCCGTAGTCATAGCCCAAGCCGTAGCCTCAGTAGCAGCAGCAGTCCTTCCTCGATAACTCGCCACAGCTATTCCACGTGCAGCAGCAGCGCCTCTGAGAGGTCAGTGAGCCCACCACCCAGGAGCCGGTCCAGAGATGCTAGGAAGAaaaaagggagggggagggacAGAGAGAGGGATTGCAAGAGAAGGAAGGCACGGAGATCGGCAAGTTCCTCGAGCATTTCAGCAAGTAGTGGCAGTAGCCGTAGCAGGAGTAGGAGCAAGAGCAAGCACAGGAAGCGAAAGACTGTTGCTGGCACCACAAGGGATAAGATTGAAATAGATTATAACAATCGCCATGACTCTCAGTCTGAGAAGCACATGGCTGAGGATGATGACACGGATGAAAACAAACTTTCTATTGCCAAGAAAAGAGAACATGATATCGACAGTTACAAGAAGAATTTGGAATCGGGTAGCCCACCTCCAAAGAATGCTAATGAAACACAAGAGATGGCACCTGCTGGTGGTGGGAATTCAGATGCTGAGGATCTAGAGCTGATTCTCAGGCAGAAAGCTCTTGAGAACTTCAGAAAGTTCAGGGCAGCAGCGGTTGTGGCAGGCAAAACAGGTACCAATGGAGCTACAGGGAAGGAAGCATTGATAGAGGACCCACAGAGTGCTGGTACAGAAATTGCTGGAGCAAGGTCTTCTGCTGTTACCCATTTCCAGAAGCAGGGAAGCAGCCTTGTAATGAAAAATCCTGCTAGGTCACCTAGATCAAAGGATTTTGGGAATGGTACAAGTCATTCTTGGAAGCAGGAAGGCAGTGCTGGGATGAGTAGTGGGGCTGCATCACCTGGAATACTTGAGGATGGTGATACCGGTGGTGCAACTCAACAGAAGGGAAGAACAGAGGAGGCAACTCGTTCGAATTGTCAGTTTAGGTCGCCACAGGATGGTAGGAACAGTCATAGTGTAATGCAAAGGTTGGGGAGCACTCCAGGGAGTTGTGATAGTGTAAATCAAAGGTTAGGAAGCAGTGCAGGGGTGAGTCATGTGAATGGAGCTCCAAGGGTTAGATCAGTTGTGAGCATACCAGCCAGGGAAGGTCTAGATGGTAATACATATACCACACCCCCTAGGCCCAGTGAGAATTCTGCTCCTGTTGAAAGCACTAGCGATGTTGGGCGCCCTCTGACTGACATTAACAAAGCCGAAAGAGCCAATGGAGATGACAGAAAGACAAGTGAAGCTTCAGCCTCTAACGGTTCTATTTTGCCACCTGCTGAGGGCAAGAGCCAGGCTAGGACCGAGGATAAAGATGGTGCTCAGTTCCAGAAGAAGACTTTCTCTAGAATGCATGATGGAGAGACGGTAGAGGTCAGGAACAGATCTTCACTGTTGCTTCAG GTCAGCTACAAAGTGTACATACCAAAGAAAGCTCCGGCCCTTGCAAGGAGGAAACTGCAGCGCTGA
- the LOC112881759 gene encoding DDB1- and CUL4-associated factor 4 isoform X1, producing the protein MPPKELPGFYYDPEKNRYFPIKGPIPGAATRRPPPSAPPTPPPAATAGCSRKRARRPELLSAREMYGGGVIFSNKATRSTFKQQCQYLQASQPMVWKYQATTLVADKALEQLNTMVQTPQGLRESRMLVTGSMNGSIRLYGLGSALNNFGNEIEFLPQPAWTPVEKHKSAALPSVWSSEAAFSNFSSSISCIKKVGLHAPDASNTNSSVQRVLVATLGSGESGGSVYIMDLSGTIDSAMGSWTACRVASLDRTVWTADCSSDGTHAAFGMDHGAGLLDLETRGLSWLCRSKSDILSQKFVHSGNVVLCGLRNGSIAPVDVRQKHHNHPTGVPSASTARRTVPMLRSKHQGRWRNQADKDKCPRYISMSSAVCSLVTLSSDENYFLGSSMDGCIKLFDLRLIQKGGIQSYEGHVNSHTHLPLVVDPSETLLMSGGEDCTVRIWSIKTGELIFAQSVCDTPFTALCWPESSRDLCGSSLFDVNHSWGAWLGSRNGLFYMHGT; encoded by the exons ATGCCGCCCAAAG AGCTACCGGGGTTCTACTACGACCCGGAGAAGAATCGCTACTTCCCCATCAAGGGCCCCATCCCGGGCGCCGCCACTCGTCGCCCTCCCCCTTCCGCTCCcccaacgccgccgcccgctgccacAGCGGGATGCAGCAGGAAGAGGGCGAGGCGGCCGGAGCTGCTCAGCGCCAGGGAGATGTACGGCGGCGGAGTCATCTTCTCCAACAAGGCCACCAGGTCCACATTCAAGCAGCAGTGCCAGTACTTGCAGGCGTCTCAGCCCATG GTCTGGAAATACCAAGCCACGACCTTGGTGGCTGATAAGGCGCTGGAACAATTGAACACGATGGTCCAGACACCGCAAGGGCTGAGAGAGTCCAGGATGCTAGTGACAGGCAGCATGAATGGTTCAATTCG GTTATACGGATTAGGGAGTGCTCTCAACAACTTTGGGAATGAGATAGAGTTTTTGCCCCAACCTGCATGGACTCCCGTGGAGAAGCACAAGTCAGCCGCACTCCCCAGCGTCTGGTCATCTGAAGCAGCCTTCTCAAACTTCTCATCCAGTATAAGTTGTATAAAAAAGGTTGGACTTCATGCCCCTGATGCATCCAACACCAATTCATCAGTTCAGCGAGTATT GGTGGCTACTCTTGGGTCGGGAGAATCTGGCGGCTCTGTATATATTATGGATCTTTCTGGTACTATTGACTCGGCAATGGGATCATGGACTGCCTGTAGAGTTGCATCACTTGATCGTACAGTGTGGACAGCTGATTGTAGTTCTGATGGCACACATGCAGCTTTCG GTATGGACCATGGTGCCGGTTTGCTCGATTTGGAAACAAGGGGATTATCGTGGCTGTGTCGCTCTAAAAGTGACATTCTCTCCCAGAAATTTGTGCACTCG GGAAATGTCGTGCTATGTGGTCTACGGAATGGGAGTATAGCCCCTGTTGATGTACGGCAAAAGCATCATAATCATCCTACTGGAGTACCTTCAGCTAGCACTGCTAGGAGGACAGTTCCCATGCTACGCTCAAAGCACCAAGGGAGGTGGAGAAACCAG GCTGATAAGGATAAATGTCCAAGATATATTTCTATGTCGTCGGCAGTTTGCAG CTTGGTCACACTGTCATCAGATGAGAACTACTTCTTAGGAAGCTCCATGGATGGATGT ATCAAACTCTTTGATCTCCGTCTCATTCAGAAGGGAGGGATACAATCATACGAGGGGCATGTGAACTCTCACACACATTTACCGCTTGTTGTTGACCCATCTGAGACCTTACTTATGTCAG GTGGGGAGGACTGCACTGTTCGCATTTGGAGCATCAAAACAGGCGAACTAATATTTGCGCAGAGTGTGTGTGACACTCCCTTTACGGCACTTTGCTGGCCTGAAAGCAGCCGTGACTTGTGCGGTTCTTCACTGTTTGATGTAAACCATAGCTGGGGAGCTTGGTTGGGATCTCGTAATGGGCTGTTCTATATGCACGGTACTTGA
- the LOC112881759 gene encoding WD repeat-containing protein 21 isoform X2, whose protein sequence is MPPKELPGFYYDPEKNRYFPIKGPIPGAATRRPPPSAPPTPPPAATAGCSRKRARRPELLSAREMYGGGVIFSNKATRSTFKQQCQYLQASQPMVWKYQATTLVADKALEQLNTMVQTPQGLRESRMLVTGSMNGSIRLYGLGSALNNFGNEIEFLPQPAWTPVEKHKSAALPSVWSSEAAFSNFSSSISCIKKVGLHAPDASNTNSSVQRVLVATLGSGESGGSVYIMDLSGTIDSAMGSWTACRVASLDRTVWTADCSSDGTHAAFGMDHGAGLLDLETRGLSWLCRSKSDILSQKFVHSGNVVLCGLRNGSIAPVDVRQKHHNHPTGVPSASTARRTVPMLRSKHQGRWRNQADKDKCPRYISMSSAVCSLVTLSSDENYFLGSSMDGCVGRTALFAFGASKQAN, encoded by the exons ATGCCGCCCAAAG AGCTACCGGGGTTCTACTACGACCCGGAGAAGAATCGCTACTTCCCCATCAAGGGCCCCATCCCGGGCGCCGCCACTCGTCGCCCTCCCCCTTCCGCTCCcccaacgccgccgcccgctgccacAGCGGGATGCAGCAGGAAGAGGGCGAGGCGGCCGGAGCTGCTCAGCGCCAGGGAGATGTACGGCGGCGGAGTCATCTTCTCCAACAAGGCCACCAGGTCCACATTCAAGCAGCAGTGCCAGTACTTGCAGGCGTCTCAGCCCATG GTCTGGAAATACCAAGCCACGACCTTGGTGGCTGATAAGGCGCTGGAACAATTGAACACGATGGTCCAGACACCGCAAGGGCTGAGAGAGTCCAGGATGCTAGTGACAGGCAGCATGAATGGTTCAATTCG GTTATACGGATTAGGGAGTGCTCTCAACAACTTTGGGAATGAGATAGAGTTTTTGCCCCAACCTGCATGGACTCCCGTGGAGAAGCACAAGTCAGCCGCACTCCCCAGCGTCTGGTCATCTGAAGCAGCCTTCTCAAACTTCTCATCCAGTATAAGTTGTATAAAAAAGGTTGGACTTCATGCCCCTGATGCATCCAACACCAATTCATCAGTTCAGCGAGTATT GGTGGCTACTCTTGGGTCGGGAGAATCTGGCGGCTCTGTATATATTATGGATCTTTCTGGTACTATTGACTCGGCAATGGGATCATGGACTGCCTGTAGAGTTGCATCACTTGATCGTACAGTGTGGACAGCTGATTGTAGTTCTGATGGCACACATGCAGCTTTCG GTATGGACCATGGTGCCGGTTTGCTCGATTTGGAAACAAGGGGATTATCGTGGCTGTGTCGCTCTAAAAGTGACATTCTCTCCCAGAAATTTGTGCACTCG GGAAATGTCGTGCTATGTGGTCTACGGAATGGGAGTATAGCCCCTGTTGATGTACGGCAAAAGCATCATAATCATCCTACTGGAGTACCTTCAGCTAGCACTGCTAGGAGGACAGTTCCCATGCTACGCTCAAAGCACCAAGGGAGGTGGAGAAACCAG GCTGATAAGGATAAATGTCCAAGATATATTTCTATGTCGTCGGCAGTTTGCAG CTTGGTCACACTGTCATCAGATGAGAACTACTTCTTAGGAAGCTCCATGGATGGATGT GTGGGGAGGACTGCACTGTTCGCATTTGGAGCATCAAAACAGGCGAACTAA
- the LOC112881760 gene encoding protein DETOXIFICATION 18-like — translation MGEEAAAPLLGDVHLSINLHGDGDADDGNRKEEEELPATAKRWTLGWDWAEAAGQLAFAAPMVATSMAYYAIPLVSVMFAGRLGDLQLAAATLGNSWGTVTGIALMTGLSGSLETLCGQGYGAKSYRMMGVYLQASMITSALFSVLVSLLWLYSEPLLVFLRQDPEVSRLAAVFLRYSIPAQFAYGLIQCTLRFLQTQSVVMPLVAFSLLPLAVHVGITHAFVNCLGLGFAGAAMSTSVSLWLSFLMLAAYVMLSDMFKDTWGGFTAEAFRHVLPGMKLAIPSAVMVCFEHWSFEILVLLAGLLPQSQLSTSIIAMCENTEAISYMITYGFAAVISTRVSNELGARNVAKAKKALTVSLALSLVLGAAFLLLLGLGHEVWVRLFSNSEAVVSAFASMVPLLIGSVVLDSTQGVLSGVARGCGWQHLAAWTNLVAFYIIGMPLAVLFGFTLGFQTKGLWMGQICGLLFQNCVLLFITLRTDWEKLDLTMIDKENDFVC, via the exons ATGGGTGAGGAGGCAGCTGCGCCGTTGCTGGGCGACGTCCACCTCAGCATCAACCTCCATGGAGATGGAGATGCCGACGATGGCAACAggaaagaggaggaggagctgccGGCGACGGCAAAGAGGTGGACGCTGGGCTGGGActgggcggaggcggcggggcagCTGGCGTTCGCCGCGCCCATGGTGGCCACCAGCATGGCCTACTACGCCATCCCGCTCGTCTCCGTCATGTTCGCCGGCCGCCTCGGCGACctccagctcgccgccgccacgctCGGCAACTCGTGGGGCACCGTCACCGGCATCGCGCTCATG ACTGGACTGAGCGGGTCACTGGAGACGCTGTGCGGCCAGGGCTACGGCGCCAAGTCGTACCGCATGATGGGCGTGTACCTGCAGGCGTCCATGATCACGTCGGCGCTCTTCTCCGTGCTCGTCTCCCTCCTCTGGCTCTACTCGGAGCCGCTGCTGGTGTTCCTCCGGCAGGACCCGGAGGTCTCCCGGCTGGCCGCCGTGTTCCTCCGCTACTCCATCCCGGCGCAGTTCGCCTACGGCCTCATCCAGTGCACGCTCCGCTTCCTGCAGACGCAGTCCGTGGTGATGCCGCTCGTGGCCTTCTCGCTCCTGCCGCTGGCCGTCCACGTCGGGATCACCCACGCCTTCGTCAACTGCCTCGGGCTCGGcttcgccggcgccgccatGTCCACGTCCGTGTCGCTGTGGCTGTCGTTCCTGATGCTCGCCGCGTACGTCATGCTCTCGGACATGTTCAAGGACACCTGGGGCGGCTTCACCGCCGAGGCCTTCCGGCATGTCCTGCCCGGCATGAAGCTCGCCATCCCCTCTGCAGTCATGGTCTGCTTCGAGCACTGGTCCTTCGAGATACTGGTGCTGCTGGCCGGGCTGCTGCCACAATCTCAGCTCAGCACCTCCATCATTGCAATGTG CGAGAACACTGAAGCCATATCATACATGATCACCTACGGGTTCGCAGCCGTCATAAGCACGAGGGTGTCGAACGAGCTGGGAGCAAGGAACGTCGCCAAGGCCAAGAAGGCGCTCACCGTGTCCCTGGCGCTGTCCCTGGTGCTGGGGGCGGCGTTCCTCCTGCTCCTAGGCCTGGGCCACGAGGTCTGGGTGAGGCTCTTCAGCAACAGCGAGGCGGTGGTGAGCGCGTTCGCGTCCATGGTGCCGCTGCTCATCGGCTCGGTGGTGCTCGACTCCACGCAGGGGGTGCTGTCAGGTGTTGCCAGAGGCTGCGGGTGGCAGCACTTGGCGGCATGGACCAACCTGGTGGCCTTCTACATCATAGGCATGCCCCTGGCCGTCCTCTTTGGATTCACGCTTGGCTTCCAAACAAAG GGGCTGTGGATGGGCCAGATTTGCGGCCTCCTCTTCCAGAACTGCGTCCTGCTGTTCATCACCCTGCGAACCGACTGGGAGAAGTTGGACCTGACCATGATCGACAAGGAGAACGATTTTGTCTGCTGA